Within Rissa tridactyla isolate bRisTri1 chromosome 4, bRisTri1.patW.cur.20221130, whole genome shotgun sequence, the genomic segment GAGATTACATTAtgctttaaaaaaggcaataacTTTCTTTAATACAGATGCGTATCAGGTGAGCACCTGATATGGAGGGTGTAATGTATCAAGATCTTTAGAAAACCATCTGTCTGGTCCCATTTGAGAGTCTAACATTTACACTGCAGCAgtgcactttggaaaaaaaattgttggagAGCTGCAGAGCCGACTGTTGAGGTTTGAGGGAGGAGCAATTAAATGGTACCACCCAGCAATAGGGTGTGGAATTAAAATAGACTCAATGGGATCACCCTTGAGTTCTCTATTCATCAGTTTCTTTATcatcaaggaagaaagaaaaaaaatcatgttgctGTAATTTAAAAGCAGTGTCAGAGTCACAGAAGTTACTGAACTATCAAAGGAAAAAGACCATGgagatgtatttttaatgaacagcattttaaataaataaatagatcacAAAAACTCCAGTCAAGATCTGTGCCTCATCACGTCTTGTGCCGTACCAACACTTCTAGAGTGGGATAATCACTATCCCAAGGAGCTTTCATCTTGAAAATTACAAATGCCAGCTTGGGGGGAAATATTGCTGCATGGAAGTTTGAGACGGACTGCTGGAGGCTCAACTGGCCAGAAAAACTAGGCTTACAAGGTAATTATCTTGTACAGGAGTGTAGAAATACTATGAAAACAACAGCCATGTTGAATTGGCAAAACAGAGCCAAAACAGGCGGTAAGAGCATGCCCACCTGTTAAGTCAGATACCCACACTCATTAGCTTTTTGGGTAGCTTAAAATGGCACATAATGCATTTCTACTACAAACACACCTGAAAGACAACATGAAAAtatcagaagagaagcaaaacaggAAGGTGGCAGCACCTTGAACATGTTGGAAATGAATATATCTCCTTACCCATGTGGCTAAGACACTACGGAGTGCAAAAGTGGAAAGACTTTTAGTTGGAAACAAATCTATGattatttctgctctttaatgatttattgcccttttttttttttccagttcagagaGCAAAAATTAATGGAATTAGTTTTCTTCTTGTTTAGTTCTTCAGGAAGCAAGTTTGGGTTTCTAGAATGTTTCCTGAAATGTACTCGAGTTTCTTTGTCTACACTTGTAGCTGCACCTTATTCAGTGCTACTAACACTACATCCATCGCTAGTATTAGAAGATATTGCCACAATTATTTTTGTAGGCTACAAAACCAAGCCTTAACTTCAGAATGATTCTATCAAGGTTCGAAAACCACCAAGACACCCTGTTTTTCAGTATTTACCAGCCAGTGGAATCCTTTGCCAAGGACTGTGGACTTAATTGCTCAGTCGTTATGAACAGACTGGTAGATGAGATGATTAGACTTCTAGATAAGGTATGTAGGTGTGTAAGCACCTATTCCGAAAGACTTGCATATGGGCTTGACTTTATAGATCTGAGAAGTCTCATTTGTTTTCAGCAGGACACCCACGCACAAGGAATAACGAGATGTTTGCATTAGTACTGCAGTGTTTCTAGTGGAGGTcacccagggcagctctgccctgaaGGAAGGCAGGGCAGGGGTATGCCGGGCCTGGGCCTTCCTTTAAATTCTTCACCACTTTTTACACAAAATCCACAAAGGACTCGAGAAAAAAAGCAACGAAGCATGACGGCTTTCAGAGTAAGTACTTCCAAACCTATTCAAATATTCCTGCTTATTTCACTCAAACTTTTCCAGATCATCACATCAACCCGCGAGCTGCGCCTGAATCACTGTGCTGAAGACCTCTGACCATGAGTCACGGTACAGACCCTGTTCCTGTGCCATCCCACAGGCACTGGCCTACTGATAACAGGAGGGGGTTCAGCACAGGGCTGAACACAGAGGCCACGCCACCTGGAAGGGATGATGAGTGAATCTGGAAACTGTGTGACCTAGAGGGATTGTACACACCAGGGAGCGCCTTGCTCTGCAGGAGTCAATGAGACAGAGCTCTGGGCAGCCCAAAGAAGCAAATAAATGTGCAAGACACACTCTCAAAACACAGCTCTTACCAGGCCCAAAAATATCCCTTGATGTGCACCTAGGAGGATGCCGGGAAAGAGTAATTTGCAGGATAAGGCTCATGGGGAGCCACCCTGATGAAATCTCTATTTAAAGGCCTCTGCCCCAGTACAACTTTGGACCCAGCCCATGTGCCACAATGCTCCCATGAGCTCAGGGACCACCACCACAGCATCTCTGACGTGCTGTGCACGCACCACGAACAAATTTCCCAGACATCAGCAGAGCGTTTCCGACAGCGGCTCTGCCTGTAAGGCGCTGGTGCTCAAACCGTGCCCCCGTCGCTAGGGCCTGGGCAAGAGTGGGCCACCGCAGGAGCCCCTCCACTAGCCCCAGCACCCCGCCTGACCACAAGGGCCCTGCTCTCACCCCAATGACAAGCCCCGCTCAGCCCACACCCTGTAATAAGAACTCTATGGAGCTGATGCCCCAATTTCTCTCAGCCACACCGACCCCTTCCCAGGAACACAAGCCCCTCTATAGGGACAGGCACACGGCCCCCTTCTTGGCCACAAACAGGGCCCCCTCCCCCGTGACCAACATCCCCTCCATCCACCCTAACAGCCCCCCTCAGTGCCACCCCCCCAAGTGACTTCCTCCCGGCGACGCGGGCCCCCGACCCCCAGTGACGAGTGTCCCGTCCCCCCGCGGGTCCCCCGGCCCTACTCACGTCGtccatgaggaggaggaggatgttggGCGGCGCGGAGGCCGCGGCGGGgcccagagcccagcacaggcagagggACACCAGCACCACCCTCGCCATGGCAACCGCCGCCCCGCGCGCCCACCGCGCGTCACGTGAGCACCGCCCGCCTCACGTGACGcgcgggaggggaggggcggggggacggcGGAGGCGGAGACAAGATGGCGGTGTGCATCGCTGTGATCGCCaaggaggtggggctgggggtgaggggagcgGCGCTGGGCCTCGGGTTGTGGGGCCTGAGTGGGGCAGTGGGTCCAGGTGGAGCTGTGGGCCCTGAGTGGGGCAGTTGGGCCAGGTGGGGCCTGAGCAGGAGTGAGGGGAGAGTGGGGCTGAGGCTGTCGGGCCTGAGCAGGAGTGATGGAGGGGAGCAGGACTGGGGCTGGGTGAGGCTTGCAGGGTAGGgttgaggggagcggggcagaaTCTCAGGGTGTGTGGCCTGAGGGGGACAGGGGAGCTCAGGGGGAGCTGTGGGGTCTGAGTGGGGCTGACGGTAGAGGGGCAGGGACTCAGGTTGTGGGGCCTGAGGGGGACAGGGTGGTcagggggagctgtggggcctgagcggggctgggaggagtGGGGCCAGGACTCAGGTTGTGGGACCAGGTGAGGCTGTGGGGCCTGAGCAGGAGTGAGGAGGGTAGTGGGACTGGGGCTGTCGGGCTGGATGAGGTTGTGGggtaggggtgaggggaaggggacagggtCTTGGATTGTGGGGCATGAGCAGGGGTGACAGGAGCGGGGCAGACGCTGGAAGTTGAAGTGGGCTGGGCAGAGTAGGCTGGGACCAGGGCCTAGCGAGCGCAGGAGCAGTGTGAGGGTGCCGTACAGTGTCCTGCTGACAGAACAGGAGGGGGGTTTTCCTCAGAATgagctggggacaggctctgctGGGACAAAGGGGCAGGTCAAGCAGTGGAGAGACCTGAGCCTTGTGCAGTGCCTGTGCAAGTGATTCTCCTGCCACTGGTGTATGGAGACAGATCTGCTCCACAAGCGCTGCAAAATGTAAGGGGGGGCTCTGCTGTGACAGCTGTGAATGTAAAATGGTTAaaatagcttacttctgacagcAGCAATTCTTTGGGTGAAAATACTGTCGTGGCATCAGCTGTCACTTACACAGCAGAGTGGCCAGTCCTACTTAGCATAATTTGTTCTCCTCCTCAGAACTATCCCCTCTACATCCGGAGCATTCCAACTGAAAACGAGCTGAAATTCCACTACACCGTGCACACTTCCCTCGATGTTGTGGATGAAAAGATCTCTGCGATGGGCAAGGCTCTTGTAGATCAGAGGGAACTGTACCTAGGGCTTCTCTACCCCACTGAAGACTACAAGGTGTATCTTTCTAATGAAAAACTGCCATGCCATTACGTATTTATAGGCTCTTCCTAGTGAGGGACTCCACGTGCGAAACCTCTCTTCCTACTTAGTGCCATGTTAAAGACATTGGCAGAAAATATATGGACTTGTTCAGTAATCAGTTTGTCACGCAGAGGGTCAGGTTGGGTGCCTTGTCAGTTCAGCAGCTGCTTTGTTGCCCAACCAGGTGGTGGAAAAATATACCTTTAGCCTACATGAGGGACCGCAACGTGTGAATAGTGCCTGGTGCAGCTAGACTTCACCTTTTGTGAACCGTGTGCTTTATTCCACACTCAGCTTAAACAGTTGCCTGTGACTAGAACAGATCCTAGACTCCTTAATAACACGTAAGTGAAAGTAGCAGGAGTATGAAGGTGTCTCTGGTCAATTACCTAAATCCCAGGTGTGTGGTCCAATTTCTCTAAAATATGtactccacagccacagctgccCCAGTGTTTTTAACTCACAAAGTTGATCTTTAGAactttctttggctttttctctGCATCCCACAGATGGAAGTTATCTGCTGTAACACACCTGACTTGTGGGTTTTCTGATTGTTAATTTTTTAAGTCTCAGTCTTTAAGTATGGCTATATCAGTATGGCTGATACTAGAATATTTCCAGGTCTCTCTGGTCTCCCAAACAAGAATAAATAAGGTGTCTGTCTCACCGAAATcttcttaagaaagaaaacctCACCAGAATAGCCAGTGGGAGGCTGCTTCTGAAATTGCAAGGCATGCCTTACTAGGCAGTGTAGGAGCAAACTTGACCTGGAGTTATCAAAGATGTCATCGGTCAGGTAGAAAGGGGATACGGTTCCTGCAATCTAGTGTCTCGCTTAGCTCATCTGGTCCTAGTTGTGTGCTGGGTGCAGCAAGAATGTCATGTTTCCTCTCAGCTTGTTTCTTTGAGTGTATTCCAGCCTTGTTTTAGTTGCTTTGACAGGCTCTGGTGTGTCAGAAGCACATGCCTTAACAGCTGCACAGATACGGCTACGTGACGAATTCAAAGGTGAAGTTTGTTATGGTGGTGGATTCTTCAAACACAGCACTTCGAGACAATGAGATCCGCAGTGTAAGTGCAGGAAATCAGAGCACAACTTGCCACATCAGTGTTTTTGCTACTTCCGCTTATTCATAAAGtgctgagaagcaaaaaaaaaaaaaaaaattaattaattaactacAATCCCTTTTCAGATGTTCCGAAAGCTGCATAATTCATACACGGACATAATGTGTAACCCTTTTTATAACCCTGGGGACCGTATCCATTCCAGGTAAGTCAGTTGATCGTACTGATCTTTCTGATCTTTGTCATCTTTCTGGAACTTGCCGTGTACTTATGATGTAATAGGACCAAGAGCATAACCCCTGTGGTTGACCAGTTCAGATGTGCATGCTCTGAATGGAGAACAGCTGTGTTGTCTTTGGGCCATTACTGCATAACAGAAAACTCTGATAGTCCCATGAGAAAGTTACAGTGAACTCTCACTCCCACCTCAGAACCAGCGTTAGAAATTTTGGCTcaagaaaataaatctcttggggagaaaaaaattccctGTTTTATAGGTAAATACGAGCATAAACATAGGTAAATAGAGCAGGTTAAACAGAGTGAACAACCGTGCTTGTCCAGGGCTTATCCTTCTGTAAGGACACATGGGCATTCAGCATGTGTAATTCCTCACGTGTGAGGGCCGGTGCCTCCCGTTTCTCGTCTGTAATCTCACAGGAATTTTAATCGTGTTGGAAGTTTCTATTGCCTAGGCAAGAACAACTTCTCTTATGCTTTGCTGAGGCAGATCTGCAGCCAGGATAAGACTGTCCTTACTTCAGCTTAATTAAAAGCTATTTACTCAACAGAGCATGCTATAGAGTAAAAACATGTATTCAGCCTGGGGAAAGCAGCTTGTTAACCAGTAAGAGGCATTGTTAGCCATTGGCTTTGTTACAAGAGATCTGCTGTGCAGAACTAGCTGCTTCCTTTACTATTCTGTGTTCATTTCCTTCTCTAGGGCTTTTGATAATATGGTGAACTCCATGATGATGCAGGTGTGCTGAGGCTCTGCCCCTTCTCATCTGAGCCTTGAGAACATTCCCCACGTACAGGAGTGTGCCTACAAAGTGATGTATATATTGTCTTTGTTCTGTGTagtattttaaatttattctATGTAAAATAAACTCGACACCCGCATGGTTTGTATGCATTTCTACTCTAGCAAGCCTGAGCATAGCACAGAAGTCACTGTTCAGCTTTATGCCTTCAGGTAACATGTGAGAGGCAGCTCTTCCTTCAGGAAGGTCAGCTGAGTCAGATAGGAGGCCAGTTCCCTACAGAAACATGTGCAGCTGTGCCTCTGTGCAACTCAGATGTTTCTGTAGGAATTGGGCTTTGTGTAAAAACAGCAGTTCCTGCTGTGCTTGTGATTGCAGCAAGCACAGCTGCACAAGAGCCAGCTAAGAGATTATTATTGGGGTCAACCTAGATTTCAGTCAGCTGAGATGCACAGAGTGACACTGTTCCTCAGATGTACTCGTGCTTCAGAGCAGCTCccccagagcaggagcagcacatCAGCAACAGCAGTCTTTCTGCTCTTTGCCAGCcccctttgctgctgctcaggactCTCCGCTCCGACAGGAACAACACAAGCAGTGCTTAATTCAAACATACTTGGGCTCCTTGTCCTGTTTTTCCTTAGCTGGGAGCACCCAGATCTGTGTGTACTTATGCCATTAGTTCTTGGAAAGAGAAAACTCTGCAAGTCAGCCGAGGGCTCCAGGTTTCTCTACAACCCCAGCCACTGTTTACATACTTGAGAAAGCTCTGGCAGACAGCAAACAGCTGGCTCAGAGCATCAACTTGAACCTGATGGAGCCCTGCACTGATCTTGCCTTCCTGGGGAAGGCAGATCTTGGGGTGACTCACATTTGACAGTATTTGCTGTTATCACTTTGCACCTCTTTGAGACACAGTTAACAGCAGCTCCAACCCCAGTCAGGGAGAGCACAGGTAGCACAGCTGGGATAATCTCTTGGTGTGGATTTAAGACATCAGGATTGCACAGCTGCCTGGTTTATCCCAAACTAATCTCTATTAGCATCTCCtccccctgcagctccctgctgttCTAATTAAAGACTACCAAATCAATAgcaggtatttatatatatatatataaaaatacaagctTGACTAGAAAAGCATCCCATCTTCGTAATCACTTGTGCAGTAGACTCGCGCTATGCAAGACTGCACATACAGCAAGATCAGCAGAGGCAATGCAGGCAGGCGTTAACACACGCCTCTGCTCCAAGCCCCACAGTGGGCAGTCTGTGCTTCAAGCACCTAatcagttaaaaatatataaaacatagctataaataaataaatatagctgCACAGCTCCAAAGGATACAAGAAGCCCGGAGAACACCAGGTCAGCGCAGAGTGTCAGCTCACAGCCAGCGCGGTCTCACTGCAGTTGAAGTTCACACAGCaggatcatttattttaaaaattagtgaCGTTTACAATACTTTCTGTCAAACAGAACTTAAATACATTTAATCAACAACCACCTGTCAAATAATGGGAGATGAAAGTGTTTGAGCCTCACCCACTATCTAAATAAGGCACAGCAGTACACTGCTATTCCaaaacattttcatattaaaaaaaaaatcttcactctCTCTCACTCAGAGACAGGAGCTCAGCATTTCCTCTTCCACAAGAGAGTCCGAACACCCCAAAGtagtttttgttaaaaattaagtCTCAAGAATTTACAAAGCTACTAAACGCAAAAAGTTTAAAGCCCTAGAAAAAGCCAGTTTTCCAGTCTAAGCCTAAGGGTAGCTTGGATCAAGGCCAGCCTCGGCAGCACAGTCCACGCTGGACAAAGTGCAAAATCAACACAACGTGAAGAGTTAAGGCTtcgagctttaaaaaaatcctgagaccttaaggaaaaggaaaaaaaagaaccagtgGGATTTTTAGCCTGGCAATGCCCCCTGAGCTG encodes:
- the TRAPPC2L gene encoding trafficking protein particle complex subunit 2-like protein, translating into MAVCIAVIAKENYPLYIRSIPTENELKFHYTVHTSLDVVDEKISAMGKALVDQRELYLGLLYPTEDYKVYGYVTNSKVKFVMVVDSSNTALRDNEIRSMFRKLHNSYTDIMCNPFYNPGDRIHSRAFDNMVNSMMMQVC